A window of Palaemon carinicauda isolate YSFRI2023 chromosome 27, ASM3689809v2, whole genome shotgun sequence contains these coding sequences:
- the LOC137620928 gene encoding trichohyalin-like, with protein sequence MPDKGEDPVGAVGFEVAEFLEKFDWEEEIGDLKKVELQEIAQFINISVAPRTKKGTLLVYLVTAIKIWREYTSNVNRAEYISVQDRLELERFQIEKMKLQITTREEERIHEKEMLETKFKQERLRLEREREQEQLRIEREREQEQLSLEWEREQEQLRLEREREQEKHELQVLHLRQVPAESTFNVGNAIKLMPVFKEIEALEFFTVFEKLENRLEWPENMWTTLVQCRLKGKAQKLYAALNEEMSAYYSQVKNFILKAYELVPEAYRQKFRNMQKGWEETFVEFARRKRVAFQEWLKAKDVEDFDALKEEERIHEKEMLEAKFKQERLRLERETEQEQLRIEQEREQEQLRLEWEREQEQLRLEWEREQEQLRLEWEREQETHELQVLHLRQVPAKSKFNIGNAIKVMPVFKETEALEFFTVFEKLANRLEWPENNWTTLVQCRLMGKAQKLYAALNEEMSAYYSQVKNFILKAYELVPEAYHQKFRNMQKGWEETFVEFARRKRVAFQEWLKAKGEEDFDALKELILIEEFKNNISLDLKTHLEDLKLDHLDTLAVAADEFFLSHKGNYRYSDKAKWDTKGIQVEKAQVSNLERGQRNHRLEVRSQVQQRKVEN encoded by the coding sequence ATGCCagacaaaggtgaagatccggtaggagcggtgggttttgaggtagcagaatttttagagaaatttgattgggaagaagaaataggggatttaaagaaggttgagttgcaggaaattgcacAATTCATAAATATCTCGGTAGCACCAAGAACGAAGAAAGGAACTCTGTTAGTATATTTAGTGACGGCCATTAAGATATGGAGAGAATACACAAGTAATGTTAATAGGgctgaatatatttcggtacaggataggttagaattggaaagatttcaaatagagaaaatgaaactacagattaccacgagggaagaggaaagaattcatgagAAAGAAATGTTAGAAACAAAATTTAAACAGGAACGACTAAGattagaacgggaaagagaacaggaacaactaagaatagaacgggaaagagaacaggaacaactaAGCTTAGAatgggaaagagaacaggaacaactaagattagaacgggaaagagaacaggaaaagcatgaattacaagtactccacctaaggcaagttcccGCCGAAAGCACATTTAACgtagggaatgctattaaattaatgcctgtctttaaggaaatagaagccttagagtttttcactgtgttcgaaaaactagaaaataggctagaatggccagaaaacatgtggactacgctggtacaatgcAGGTTAAAGGGTAAAGCCCAGAAATTATATGCTGCCCTAAACGAAGAAATGAGTGCTtactattcccaagtgaaaaattttattttaaaagcttatgagctggtacctgaagcctaccgtcagaaatttcgaaatatgcAGAAAGGATGGGAGGAaactttcgtggaatttgcacggaggaaaagagtggcttttcaggaatggttgaaagccaaagatgtggaagattttgatgctttaaaagaagaggaaagaattcatgagAAAGAAATGTTAGAAGCAAAATTTAAACAGGAACGACTAAGATTAGAACGGGAAACAGAacaggaacaactaagaatagaacaggaaagagaacaggaacaactaAGATTAGAatgggaaagagaacaggaacaactaAGATTAGAatgggaaagagaacaggaacaactaAGATTAGAatgggaaagagaacaggaaacgcatgaattacaagtactccacctaaggcaagttcccGCCAAAAgcaaatttaacatagggaatgctattaaagtaatgcctgtctttaaggaaacagaagccttagagtttttcactgtgttTGAAAAACTAGCAAACAggctagaatggccagaaaacaattggactacgctggtacaatgcAGGTTAATGGGTAAAGCCCAGAAAttatatgctgccctgaacgaagaaatgagtgcttactattcccaagtgaaaaatttcattttaaaagcttatgagctggtacctgaagcctaccatcagaaatttagaaatatgcAGAAAGGATGGGAGGAaactttcgtggaatttgcacggaggaaaagagtggcttttcaggaatggttgaaagccaaaggtgaggaagattttgatgctttaaaagaattaATACTCATTGAAGAATTCAAGAATAATATTAGTCttgatctgaaaactcacttagaggatcttaagttggatcatttggatactttggctgtagcagctgatgagtttttcctttcccacaaggggaactatcggtaCAGTGATAAGGCCAAGTGGGACAcaaaaggaatccaagtggaaaaggcGCAAGTCAGTAACCTGGAgagaggacaaaggaatcaccggtTAGAGGTAAGAAGCCAGGTTCAacaaagaaaggtggaaaactaG